One genomic segment of Brachionichthys hirsutus isolate HB-005 chromosome 13, CSIRO-AGI_Bhir_v1, whole genome shotgun sequence includes these proteins:
- the LOC137903382 gene encoding zona pellucida sperm-binding protein 1-like, with product MFGLRVEATLLLLGLTGTLLLGSGRGSERSNETRPFELSDSASRDESRDVVAAGVEEEAEDAGDDYYDEDSYPEYPVSEGEGVATIEDYGLFDEQRFEVEAEDSEPKDGVSGPKDGVRGPIDGVSGPKDGVSGPKDGVSGPKDGVSGPKDGLQLESEAAPRWTSSITQASDLKAGCNDAGFLITLLTGTLSDVKVLGSKDLVSVSDAPASCGYEADFLHHTLSVPFTGCNVKRTNSYSLQLLYDDEFGQTKVSTASCEEKRAKFDPSQFLRSGDRPSPKCPLKSTPQPTPAAGSSKTSTESESEFHLKELNDCAVDTGERLACGQAGISSSDCEMMGCCVDPNASSCFYPLDECTADQQFVFAIRYNSASIPVDPTKLVIPGSPSCKPAIVNDKVAIFKFNVTDCGTHAYEVGETNIYLAEVQTAVEALNLKYGIITRSDPLRFMVECRYSKSSRARHRQSLISVGYMVKIPPSSLQSVLANGLYGVQLRIAKDDLYSSYHPTTSRPLRLLLGTPVYLELNLKSPKPNAVILVNYCVAYPRSARNALVLVYEGCANPYDPNVFVLQVSDFPINRHRRRFVVKAFQFMDQKTNKYLDEEIYFMCSSEVCRPTEKTCQERCFDGKVIL from the exons ATGTTTGGGCTCAGGGTTGAGgcgacgctgctgctgctgggcctcACTGGGACCCTGCTGCTGGGCTCGGGCCGCGGGTCGGAGCGCAGCAACGAAACGCGACCATTCGAATTATCCGATTCGGCAAGCAGGGACGAAAGCCGGGACGTCGTGGCGGCAG gtgtggaggaggaggcggaggatgCCGGCGATGACTACTACGATGAAGACTCGTATCCTGAGTATCCGGTATCTGAAGGTGAAGGCGTTGCCACCATCGAAGACTACGGCCTTTTTGATGAGCAGCGATTTGAAGTGGAAGCAGAGGACTCTGAGCCCAAGGACGGGGTCAGCGGTCCCAAAGACGGGGTCAGAGGTCCCATAGACGGGGTCAGCGGTCCCAAGGACGGGGTCAGCGGCCCCAAAGACGGGGTCAGCGGTCCCAAAGACGGGGTCAGCGGTCCCAAAGACGGACTCCAGCTGGAATCAGAAGCTGCTCCAAGATGGACCAGCAGCATCACTCAAGCATCTGACTTAAAGGCTGGTTGCAATGACGCTGGCTTTCTGATCACCTTGCTGACTGGAACATTAAGTGATGTGAAAGTTTTGG GCTCTAAGGACCTGGTGTCTGTCTCTGATGCTCCGGCATCTTGTGGATACGAAGCTGACTTCCTCCACCACACTTTGTCCGTACCTTTTACCGGGTGTAACGTGAAACGT ACGAACTCCTACAGCCTGCAGTTGCTGTATGACGACGAGTTTGGGCAGACAAAGGTTTCCACTGCATCCTGTGAGGAAAAGCGAGCCAAGTTCGATCCGAGTCAGTTCCTTCGCTCGGGTGACCGGCCCTCGCCGAAATGCCCCCTCAAATCAACTCCTCAGCCaactcctgcagcaggaagttcCAAAACCTCCACAGAAAGTGAGAGCGAATTTCACCTCAAGGAGCTAAATG ACTGTGCTGTGGACACAGGGGAGAGGTTGGCATGCGGACAAGCAGGAATCTCTTCCTCAGACTGTGAGATGATGGGATGCTGTGTGGATCCTAATGCATCTAGCTGCTTCTACCCGCTGGATG AGTGCACTGCTGATCaacaatttgtttttgccaTTCGCTACAACTCTGCATCCATCCCCGTTGACCCCACAAAGCTGGTGATTCCTGGGAGTCCAAGCTGCAAACCAGCCATTGTTAACGATAAGGTTGCCATCTTTAAGTTCAATGTGACCGACTGCGGAACCCATGCTTAC GAAGTTGGTGAAACCAATATTTATTTGGCTGAAGTGCAGACTGCTGTCGAAGCTCTGAACCTCAAGTATGGTATAATTACCAGGAGCGATCCACTGAG GTTCATGGTTGAGTGCCGCTACAGCAAATCGAGCCGCGCTCGGCATCGGCAGTCGTTGATCAGTGTTGGCTATATGGTCAAGATCCCACCTTCCAGCTTGCAGTCTGTCCTTGCCAATGGATTGTATGGCGTTCAGTTGAGAATTGCTAAAG aTGATCTATATTCCAGCTACCACCCGACGACCAGCCGGCCCTTACGACTGCTCCTCGGCACTCCAGTGTATCTTGAACTGAACCTCAAGTCTCCAAAACCTAACGCAGTGATTCTTGTCAACTATTGCGTCGCTTACCCTCGCTCTGCGAGGAATGCGCTGGTGCTCGTGTACGAAGG GTGTGCCAATCCGTACGATCCAAACGTGTTCGTCCTTCAAGTGAGCGACTTCCCCATCAATCGCCACCGGAGGCGATTTGTGGTGAAGGCCTTCCAGTTCATGGATCAAAAGACGAACAAGTACCTTGATGAAGAG ATCTACTTCATGTGCTCTTCGGAGGTTTGTCGGCCGACTGAAAAGACGTGTCAAGAAAGATGTTTTGATGGAAAGGTGATCCTCTAA
- the cndp2 gene encoding cytosolic non-specific dipeptidase yields MAHLTELFKYVDEHQDLYVQRLADWVEVQSVSAWPEKRGEIKKMMEMAAKDIERLGGTVEMVDIGKQMLPSGEEIPLPPIILGRLGSDPGKKTVCIYGHLDVQPANISDGWDTEPFTLVEKDGKLYGRGSTDDKGPVLAWFNCIEAHQKIQRELPINLKFCLEGMEESGSEGLDDLVFARKDTFFKDVDFVCISDNYWLGKNKPCITYGLRGICYFYVEVECGCKDLHSGVFGGSVHEAMTDLIALMGSLVDKKGKILIPGTYEDVAALTDDEQILYEKIDFDLEEYCKDVGVARLLHDTKEQILMHRWRFPSLSLHGIEGAFSEAGAKTVIPRKVIGKFSIRLVPDMDPKVVEKQVVDYLQKTFTELGSPNKMKVSMGHGAKAWVSDFNHPHYMAGRNAMKTVFGVDPDLTREGGSIPVTLTFQEATGCNVMLLPLGSCDDGAHSQNEKFNRINYVQGIKMLGAYFHEVSQLE; encoded by the exons ATGGCTCATCTCACCGAACTCTTCAAGTACGTGGATGAACACCAGGATCTGTACGTGCAG CGCCTGGCAGACTGGGTTGAAGTCCAGAGTGTGTCTGCTTGGCCCGAGAAGCGTGGAGAGATCAAGAAGATGATGGAGATGGCGGCCAAGGACATCGAAAGGCTCGGGGGAACTGTGGAAATGGTGGACATTGGCAAACAGATG CTTCCCTCCGGAGAGGAGATCCCGCTTCCACCCATCATCCTCGGTCGTTTGGGGTCGGATCCCGGCAAGAAGACCGTGTGCATCTATGGCCACCTTGATGTCCAGCCAGCCAATATTAGCGATGGCTGGGATACTGAGCCTTTCACCCTGGTGGAGAAAGATG GTAAGCTCTATGGAAGAGGCTCTACTGATGACAAGGGTCCCGTCTTGGCCTGGTTTAACTGCATTGAGGCCCACCAGAAGATCCAGCGG GAGCTTCCCATCAACTTAAAGTTCTGCTTGGAGGGGATGGAGGAGTCTGGATCTGAGGGCCTGGATGATCTGGTGTTCGCCCGTAAAGACACCTTCTTTAAAGATGTGGACTTCGTCTGCATCTCTGACAACTATTGGCTGGGCAAAAACAAACCCTGCATCACCTACGGTCTGAGAGGAATCTGCTACTTCTACGTGGAG GTGGAGTGTGGCTGCAAAGATCTTCACTCTGGGGTGTTCGGTGGCTCCGTTCACGAAGCCATGACAGACTTAATCGCACTTATGG GCTCCCTGGTAGACAAAAAGGGGAAGATTCTGATTCCGGGGACATATGAGGATGTGGCGGCGCTAACGGATGACGAGCAAATACTGTATGAGAAAATTGACTTTGACTTGGAGGAATACTGCAAAGATGTTGGAGTCGCCCGGCTGCTGCATGACACCAAG GAGCAAATCCTGATGCACCGCTGGAGATTCccatctctttctcttcatGGGATTGAGGGAGCTTTTTCCGAAGCGGGAGCCAAGACTGTTATACCCCGCAAGGTCATTGGGAAGTTCTCCATCCGCCTCGTCCCTGACATGGATCCCAAAGTTGTAGAGAAGCAG GTTGTGGATTACCTGCAGAAGACATTTACTGAACTGGGAAGCCCCAATAAAATGAAAGTGAGCATGGGTCATGGAGCCAAGGCCTGGGTGTCTGACTTCAACCACCCGCACTACATGGCTGGCCGGAATGCCATGAAGACGG tctttggtgtGGACCCTGACCTGACGCGTGAGGGTGGAAGCATCCCCGTTACCCTGACCTTCCAGGAGGCCACAGGATGTAATGTCATGCTGCTCCCCCTCGGATCCTGTGACGATGGAGCTCACTCCCAGAATGAAAAGTTCAACAG GATCAACTATGTTCAGGGTATTAAGATGCTCGGTGCATACTTCCACGAAGTTTCCCAGCTGGAATGA
- the recql4 gene encoding ATP-dependent DNA helicase Q4, translated as MDRYNDVKRLLKNWEQEFVKKQQRKPDKEDIDRAPEETRKLYEEYRSLKKAKENGSDVPAGCRDPSRSTPEGNTTQKSDFWGAHLNRGAQPAPSPRLTPQDRDSLKASAQYYGLKLKSNLAALGREKPASPKKSRLSGRLPLNSLKDQRTAQGNNLGGAKTPLVPLASPARRPVEPEEPFEPSEPLRESCEDPASVSCVRRKSSVSKMIRSQSPASSPARSSDLLSSLSPPARAGISAEDVGLREIPQVVGGFRGGNGSGVTGGRPRFNCIDRKWLERCQVFGEMEAEVRPGAGNQDISLDKGEETGRRKEVEGKPQNERVGKEEMDAGGPRREAVEMGRDKEFRSSKSEIKKGQGEEEKESGTRREELERGPPPPPPASEDATETNPKSEGAKKGGRKRQREGENKEGGVKKRRRRSIKTEESSDPSPGPAREGKKRRAKKKGDEEEEAKEKEEMKAPKKNLFGEIEEELESKRMHRYQPARPRNPAGTEGNFVKINLKKKSHVKGYALRGVGLRKQMYLQKFQLKGERFGGGSGNFGRGRRGGFRGGYSRQGDTCYRCGGSGHWATDCKGPAPPPPVSEEPPADEEPFELPTLEDVARATGTLRSEALAASPGITEEQQETEAGGNPKDEVLLNVIRPDYQRPAPPAPVEPLYGVKEDGRVRETPAEVYAALTDLGYQSFRPGQEEAIMRILSGLSTLVVLSTGMGKSLCYQLPAFLYARRSKSITLVISPLVSLMDDQLSGLPANLNAACIHSNMTMKQREAAIEKVKSGQVCVLLLSPEALVGGGGSGSGCLPSAQELPPVAFACIDEAHCVSEWSHNFRPCYLRLCKVLRERLGVQCLLGLTATATLSTALDIARHLDITDQDGIAVRSAAVPPNLHLSVSMDREKDQALVSLLKGDRFGCLDSIIVYCTRRQETARVAALLRTCLQGVLLKENKHPSSGPALGNPTARRKKELARKKIRKPLKWQSESYHAGLSASERRRVQNNFMCGELRIVAATVAFGMGLDKPDVRGIIHYNMPKSFESYVQEIGRAGRDGEPAHCHLFLDPEGVDLHELRRHIYADTVDFYTVKKLVQKVFPPCKCRRIHQKRQELIEDVADMELLEMMNECEQESDPSQQDAVSADGTGTSEMLLPDATENEKEGNDNQVGGAADWLREEKEETCDWPGQRVCHTHERAIPIQQTVETLDITEEGVETLLCYLELHPRRFVELLHPTLSVCKLRCYDGPRQLRKVTKICPPVAVVLARRRMAGERVEASDGVEFDVVEVADTMGWELPLVKRGLRQLQRSAAGGRSGVHVEFSALSFHFRSYGDLSDDEMDRVCQFLHDRVQDRERTQLYQLTSCFKAFKGVAFKGVTSCVDDLDESRSLQLKRLLSEYFDKRRERSRSVAPVDGDELDVYKLSDWENQIRADIRSFLSNRSDEKFSGRAVARILHGIGSPCYPAQTYGRDRRYWRKYIQFDFNQLIKLATQEIIGFK; from the exons ATGGATCGCTACAACGACGTGAAACGTCTGCTGAAGAACTGGGAGCAGGAGTTTGTCAaaaagcagcagaggaaaccCGACAAG GAGGACATTGATCGAGCTCCAGAGGAGACCAGGA agcTATATGAAGAATATAGAAGTCTGAAAAAAGCCAAAGAAAACGGCAGCGATGTTCCAGCAGGATGTCGTGACCCGTCCAGATCTACGCCTGAGGGAAACACGACCCAAAAA TCAGACTTTTGGGGGGCGCATCTGAACCGCGGGGCACAGCCTGCGCCGTCGCCCCGACTGACGCCCCAGGACAGGGACAGCCTCAAGGCCTCGGCCCAATACTACGGCCTGAAGCTGAAAAGTAACCTGGCTGCACTCGGCAGGGAAAAGCCCGCCTCCCCGAAGAAATCAAGGCTTTCTGGCCGACTGCCTCTGAACTCCTTAAAGGACCAACGGACTGCACAAGGGAATAACCTTGGAGGGGCGAAGACTCCCCTTGTGCCCCTGGCTTCACCAGCGCGTCGCCCGGTGGAGCCCGAAGAGCCGTTTGAACCATCTGAACCTCTCAGAGAGTCTTGTGAAGACCCGGCCAGTGTTTCATGTGTCAGGAGGAAGAGTAGTGTTAGTAAAATGATTAGATCACAAAGTCCGGCTTCCTCCCCAGCCAGATCGTCTGACCTCTTGTCATCATTATCTCCTCCTGCTAGGGCAGGAATTTCAGCCGAAGATGTTGGTTTGAGAGAAATCCCACAGGTTGTTGGAGGTTTCAGGGGAGGAAATGGGAGCGGAGTTACTGGAGGGAGGCCTAGATTTAATTGTATTGATCGGAAGTGGCTGGAGAGGTGTCAGGTGTTCGGGGAGATGGAGGCCGAAGTGAGGCCTGGAGCGGGAAACCAGGATATCAGCCTGGACAAAGGAGAAGAGacgggaagaagaaaagaagtggAAGGAAAACCACAAAATGAAAGAGTTGGAAAAGAAGAAATGGATGCAGGTGGACCAAGAAGAGAGGCGGTGGAAATGGGAAGAGATAAAGAGTTTAGGAGCAGCAAGAGCGAAATAAAAAAAGggcaaggagaggaagaaaaagaaagtggcACGCGAAGGGAGGAGCTGGAACgagggccgccgccgccgcctcctgcATCCGAAGACGCCACCGAAACGAATCCCAAATCTGAAGGCGcaaagaagggagggaggaagaggcagagggagggagagaacaaGGAGGGAGGAGTGAAGAAGAGGCGTAGACGTTCCATAAAAACAGAGGAGAGTTCTGATCCAAGCCCTGGCCCGGCTCGAGAAGGCAAGAAAAGACGAGCGAAGAAAAAaggagacgaggaagaagaggcaaaagaaaaggaagaaatgaaAGCACCGAAAAAG AACTTGTTCGGAGAAATTGAGGAGGAACTTGAAAGCAAAAGGATGCATCGCTATCAGCCTGCCAGGCCGAG AAACCCGGCCGGCACAGAGGGCAACTTCGTGAAGATAAACCTGAAGAAGAAATCTCACGTGAAAGGATATGCGCTCCGAGGGGTCGGGTTACGCAAACAG ATGTACTTGCAGAAGTTCCAGCTGAAGGGGGAACGTTTCGGCGGCGGCAGCGGGAACTTtggcagaggaaggaggggcgGATTCAGAGGCGGGTACAGTCGCCAGGGCGACACCTGTTACAGGTGTGGAGGGAGCGGACACTGGGCCACCGACTGCAAGGGGCCAG cccctccccctcctgttTCTGAGGAGCCGCCCGCTGACGAGGAGCCGTTCGAGCTGCCCACCCTCGAGGACGTTGCCAGGGCAACGGGGACGCTGCGTTCCGAGGCGCTGG CGGCGTCTCCCGGCATcactgaggagcagcaggaaacGGAGGCGGGCGGTAATCCCAAGGACGAGGTTTTGCTGAATGTGATTCGTCCTGACTACCAACGCCCGGCTCCCCCGGCGCCGGTGGAACCGCTGTACGGCGTGAAGGAAGACGGGCGGGTCCGGG AAACCCCCGCCGAGGTTTACGCAGCTCTTACGGATCTGGGCTATCAGTCGTTCAGACCTGGACAAGAGGAAGCCATCATGAGGATCCTGTCGG GTCTCTCCACCCTCGTGGTGTTGTCCACAGGGATGGGCAAATCGCTGTGCTATCAGCTCCCGGCCTTCCTGTACGCCCGGAGATCCAAAAGCATTACGCTGGTCATTTCCCCTCTCGTCTCGCTGATGGATGACCAG CTCTCCGGCCTGCCGGCCAACCTGAACGCGGCCTGTATCCACTCCAACATGACGATGAAACAGAGGGAAGCTGCCATAGAAAAG gTGAAGTCAggccaggtgtgtgtgctgctccTCTCTCCAGAGGCTCTGGTCGGTGGAGGTGGGTCCGGTTCCGGGTGTCTGCCCTCTGCTCAGGAGCTCCCCCCGGTGGCTTTTGCTTGTATAGATGAAGCTCACTGCGTCTCTGAGTGGTCTCACAACTTTAGACCTTGTTACCTGAGACTCTGTAAG GTGCTGAGGGAGCGTTTGGGAGTTCAGTGCCTGCTGGGACTCACAGCTACAGCCACTCTGTCCACTGCCCTGGATATCGCCAGACATCTCGACATCACCGATCAAGACGGCATAGCGGTCCGATCTGCTGCCGTGCCTCCGAACCTGCATCTCTCCGTGTCCATGGATAGAGAAAAGGATCAG GCGTTGGTGTCGTTGCTGAAAGGGGACAGGTTCGGTTGCCTCGACTCCATCATCGTCTACTGCACCAGGAGACAGGAGACCGCCCGCGTGGCGGCGCTGCTCAGGACCTGCCTGCAGGGGGTGctgctgaaagaaaacaaacacccCAGCAGCGGCCCGGCGCTCGGCAATCCCACGGCACGCAGGAAGAAAGAGCTGG CGAGGAAGAAGATCCGCAAACCTCTGAAATGGCAGTCGGAGTCGTATCACGCGGGCTTGTCTGCATCGGAGCGCCGGCGCGTCCAGAACAACTTCATGTGCGGGGAGCTCAGAATCGTGGCGGCGACGGTGGCGTTCGGCATGGGCCTGGATAAACCCGACGTCCGTGGCATCATCCACTACAACATGCCCAAG AGCTTCGAGAGCTACGTTCAGGAGATCGGGAGAGCGGGACGAGACGGAGAACCGGCACACTGCCACCTGTTTCTGGACCCTGAG GGCGTCGACCTCCATGAGCTCCGCCGTCACATCTACGCCGACACGGTCGACTTCTACACCGTAAAGAAGCTGGTGCAGAAAGTATTCCCTCCGTGTAAATGTAGACGGATCCACCAGAAGCGGCAGGAACTcattgag GATGTTGCAGACATGGAGCTGCTGGAAATGATGAACGAGTGTGAGCAGGAGAGCGATCCCTCTCAGCAGGATGCAGTGAGCGCGGACGGGACGGGAACATCT GAGATGCTACTTCCCGATGCAACGGAGAACgaaaaggaaggaaatgacAATCAAGTTGGAggcgctgctgattggctgagggaggagaaggaggagacctGCGATTGGCCCGGACAGCGAGTCTGTCACACTCACGAGAGAGCGATTCCCATCCAGCAGACTGTGGAGACGCTGGACATCacagaggaag gGGTTGAAACGCTGCTCTGCTACCTGGAGCTGCATCCGCGGCGCTTCGTTGAGCTTCTCCACCCCACGCTGTCCGTGTGTAAACTCCGCTGCTACGACGGGCCGAGGCAGCTCCGGAAAGTCACCAAAAT CTGTCCTCCGGTCGCCGTGGTTTTGGCCAGAAGGCGGATGGCAGGCGAGCGAGTGGAGGCGTCTGACGGCGTGGAGTTTGACGTTGTGGAAGTTGCGGACACGATGGGATGGGAGCTTCCTCTCGTGAAGAGAGGACTcagacagctgcagaggagTGCTG CTGGCGGGCGGAGCGGGGTCCACGTCGAGTTCTCCGCCTTGTCCTTCCATTTCCGTTCCTATGGCGACCTCAGCGACGACGAGATGGACAGAGTTTGCCAGTTTCTCCACGACCGAGTGCAGGACCGAGAGAGGACGCAGCTCTACCAGCTGACGTCCTGCTTCAAGGCCTTCAAAGG CGTCGCGTTCAAGGGCGTGACGTCCTGCGTGGACGATCTGGACGAGAGCCGCAGCCTCCAGCTGAAACGGCTTCTGTCGGAATACTTCGACAAGAGGCGAGAGCGAAGCCGCTCGGTCGCGCCGGTCGACGGTGACGAGCTCGACGTCTACAAG CTGTCGGACTGGGAGAATCAGATCAGAGCCGATATCAGAAGTTTCCTCTCCAACAGAAGCGATGAGAAATTCTCCGGAAGAGCTGTGGCTAGAATCCTGCACGGCATAG GCAGTCCTTGCTATCCTGCTCAGACCTACGGCCGGGACAGGCGCTACTGGAGGAAGTACATCCAGTTCGACTTCAACCAGCTCATCAAGCTGGCCACCCAGGAGATCATCGGGTTCAAGTGA
- the slc39a4 gene encoding zinc transporter ZIP4, producing MFVPPALLLAVWGSLGAVSGSPAVEAVYGDVVGVVSPGEQRLTWASVRSLFNMLEQRVQCGGVPCGKCNLTGAVDQLIGPRVDGNGTGGEHVAVGVSQFSDFASGSVLYLTNPNLVCNATRHERWGVETERLLHEITHGEHEAHTGSGSDREHTHSRIDLYGVRLLVDRLRHHYEPLDNESCVAASAIMAEVNASAPNQKQEVGAVLGRVLYHALLGRCFTERRLPNESFFLDYILQHLGSEVFNVTDLEALMKSLHIGPDWHHEHEQDHDHDHDEGEDGHHDHDEDEASHQGDEHVDPKHGVLSRRKTADYDHWRHAENATFDQLCFTAEELVLIYGLAGNGSVLGRSGLARVSPALLQQIVSGACGETAEATAPDGLSLAERYVYASIANAVITLASMLGIALLLCTKCTSVFQLCVHFCISLAVGSLSGDALLHLLPIVLGLHGHSHGTHSHGSHPPPDYIYKMLVVLGGIYLFYLMETLFSLLTYGDKHSSYHGENEPRPCDHGRVVEMFHKERLNERAKSQSTSKSELVVGDQVQPDNEDDEKSPWASATRTREQRMLPYMVVIGDGVHNFADGLAIGAAFALSWRTGLATSMAIFCHELPHELGDFAVLLYCGFSPCKAILFNLGSAMTSFVGLYIALSAATELATTQWIAAVTTGLFLYVALVDMLPAMAHINHKSPWLLFLLQNLGLFVGWTILLLLSLYEESIYF from the exons ATGTTTGTTCCTCCGGCGCTGCTTCTCGCCGTTTGGGGTTCGCTCGGTGCCGTGTCGGGTTCTCCCGCGGTGGAGGCGGTGTACGGGGACGTGGTCGGCGTCGTGTCTCCGGGAGAGCAGCGTCTGACCTGGGCGTCCGTCCGGTCCCTCTTTAATATGCTGGAGCAGCGTGTGCAGTGCGGCGGCGTGCCGTGTGGAAAG TGCAATCTAACAGGTGCGGTTGATCAGCTGATCGGCCCCAGAGTGGACGGAAACGGGACGGGCGGAGAACACGTCGCCGTCGGTGTTTCTCAGTTCTCGGATTTTGCTTCGGGATCCGTCCTGTACCTCACGAATCCGAATCTCGTCTGCAACGCGACGAGGCACGAGAGATGGGGAGTGGAGACGGAGCGTCTCCTCCATGAGATCACACACGGGGAACACGAGGCGCATACAGGAAGCGGGTCGGACCGCGAGCACACGCACAGTCGGATCGACCTCTACGGCGTGCGGCTGCTGGTTGACCGGCTGCGCCACCACTACGAGCCGTTGGATAATGAA AGCTGTGTGGCCGCCAGCGCCATCATGGCAGAGGTCAACGCGTCGGCACCGaaccagaaacaggaagtgggggcGGTTCTGGGTCGTGTCTTGTATCATGCTCTGCTAGGGCGATGCTTCACTGAGCGACGTCTCCCGAACGAGAGCTTCTTCCTGGATTACATCTTGCAACATCTGGGATCGGAAGTCTTCAATGTCACGG ATTTGGAGGCTCTCATGAAAAGTCTGCACATCGGACCTGACTGGCACCACGAGCATGAGCAGGACCATGACCACGACcatgatgaaggtgaagatggACACCACGaccatgatgaagatgaagcaagTCACCAGGGCGATGAGCATGTTGATCCCAAGCACGGCGTTTTAAGTCGGAGGAAGACGGCGGACTATGATCACTGGAGGCATGCGGAAAATGCCACGTTTGATCAG ttatgCTTCACAGCTGAAGAGCTAGTCCTGATCTATGGTCTGGCGGGCAACGGCTCTGTCCTGGGTCGCTCCGGATTGGCTCGCGTCAGTCCTGCGTTGCTCCAGCAGATCGTGAGTGGAGCTTGTGGAGAAACCGCAGAAGCCACAGCTCCAGATGGGCTCTCCCTGGCTGAGA GATACGTCTATGCGTCCATTGCCAACGCGGTGATAACGCTCGCGTCCATGCTCGGCATCGCCTTGCTGCTGTGCACAAAATGTACGAGCGTGTTCCAGTTGTGTGTCCACTTCTGCATCAGCCTGGCCGTGGGTTCACTGTCTGGAGACGCGTTACTCCACCTGCTACCAATA GTTCTCGGTTTACACGGCCACTCTCATGGGACGCATTCACACGGGAGTCACCCCCCTCCAGACTACATTTACAAGATGCTGGTGGTGTTGGGTGGCATCTACCTGTTTTATCTGATGGAAACTCTCTTCTCTTTGCTCACATATGGAGATAAGCATTCAAGTTATCATGGG GAAAACGAGCCTCGTCCCTGTGACCATGGGAGGGTTGTAGAAATGTTCCACAAGGAACGGTTGAACGAACGAGCCAAATCGCAGTCAACATCGAAATCGGAGCTG GTTGTCGGCGACCAGGTCCAGCCTGACAACGAGGACGATGAGAAGTCGCCGTGGGCGTCGGCGACTCGCACCAGAG AACAGCGCATGCTTCCTTACATGGTCGTCATCGGCGATGGGGTCCACAACTTCGCGGATGGTTTGGCGATAGGCGCCGCGTTCGCCCTGTCGTGGCGGACCGGTCTGGCTACGTCGATGGCCATCTTCTGCCATGAACTCCCCCACGAACTGG GTGATTTCGCCGTCTTGCTCTACTGCGGCTTCTCTCCTTGCAAGGCGATCCTTTTTAATTTGGGCAGCGCCATGACCTCCTTTGTCGGCCTGTATATCGCGCTGTCTGCCGCCACGGAGCTCGCGACCACGCAGTGGATAGCGGCCGTTACCACGGGACTCTTCCTGTATGTGGCTCTCGTCGACATG CTGCCTGCCATGGCCCACATCAACCACAAAAGCCCCTGGCTGTTGTTTCTGCTCCAGAATTTGGGCCTTTTCGTCGGGTGGActattctgctgctgctgtcgttgTATGAAGAGAGCATCTACTTTTAA